The DNA sequence CAGCCGCCTTCCCCGCCGCGCGGATCACTGGTGTGGTGGACGGTGACGGTGAAAGGGGTGTGGCGGAGCACCGGGTGGGCCGGAGTGACGACGAGGTCCTCCTCGACGGGGGTGAACGAGGCACGGGCACCGTTCACCTCGACCGAGCGCACCGTGCCCCGGGCGAAGTCGAGGTTGAACCGCTCCAGCCGCTCGGTGGACCGCGCCTCGATGGTGGTCACGGCGTCCAGCGGCCTGTCGTTCCCCCGGTAGTCGAAGGCGAGGACGTAGTCGGTGACGTGGTAGCCCGGATTACCGAGGTAGGGGAAGAGCCGGTCGCCGATGCCCAGCGGGGCGGGCGGCGGCGCGGCGGCGGTCAGGAGCAGCAGCGGCACGGTGGCGGCGAGGGCCGCGCGGCGGAGCCTGCGGCGGTGCTGCGGGGGGCGTGCCCCGGGAGAGTGCGGCATGCGTCCACCGCTATCAGCGCGCCGTCGTCTCCGGGGCGCGGCGCGCGCGGTCCCACCCGTACGGGCGGTGCGCCGGGGGCGCGTACGCCCCTGCGCCCGCTCCGGTCACAGGGGCGCGGCGGCGGGCCGGCCGGCGCGCCCCACGTCGTACACGCCGGGTACGCGGCGCATGGCGCGCATCAGGTCCGGAAGGTGCGAGGCGTCCGGGAGTTGGAGGGTGTACGTGTGGCGGACGCGCTGCTCGTGGGGTGGTTCGACGGCCGCCGAGATGACGGCGACGCCCTCCGCAGCGATGGCCTCGGTGAGGTCCGCGAGCAGGTGCGGGCGGCTGAACGACTCGGCGCGCAGGGTGACGCGGAAGTCCCCGGGCCCGGAGCCGTCGGGGCGGCGCCAGCGCACGGCGATCCGCCGCCGGCCGGCGGCGGTCATCCGCGCCACCGCCGGGCACTCGGCGCGGTGCACCGTCACGGCGCCGCCGCGGACGGCGAAGCCGGTGACCTCGTCCGGGGGCACGGGGGTGCAGCAGCCGGCCAGCCGCGCGCCGGCGTCGGCGAGGCCCGCCTCGGCGCAGCCGAGCACGACCGGTTCCCGGGCGGCGGGAGCCGGGCCGCGGGCGCCGGGCCGGGCGGCGGGGGGCAGGGACAGCGCGGGGCCGACGGGTCCGGCGGGGCCGTGGTCCGCCGCGGGGTCGGGCGCCGGGTGGGTGGCGAACCAGCGGCCGATGGCGATCCGGGCCGCGGGCGTACGGGCGTGCTCGCGCCAGTCGGGGGACGGCCCGGAGGCGGTGTCCGGGGACATCAGCAGCTGGAGGGTGTCGCCGTCGCGCAGGACCGTCCCGAGGGCGACCAGCCGCCCGTTGACCCGGGCGCCGATACAGGTGTGGCCGCCCTGCCCGTACTGCGCGTAGGCGGCGTCGACGCAGCTGGAGCCGGCGGGGAGGCCGATGGTGCCGCCGTCGGCGCGGAAGACGGTGATCTCCCGGTCCTGGGCGAGCTCGTCGCGGAGCGAGGTCCAGAAGGTGTCCGGGTCGGGGGCGGACCGCTGCCACTCCAGGAGGCGGGAGAGCCAGCCGGGGCGGGTGGGGTCGGCACGCTCGCCCTCGGCCGCGTCGGGGGCCTCGGCGGCGGCGTACGGATTGCCGAGGGCGATCACACCGGCCTCGGCGACCCGGTGCATCTGGTGGGTGCGGATGAGGACTTCGGCCACCTGGCCGGCCTCGCCGGCGATGGCGGTGTGCAGCGACTGGTAGAGGTTGAACTTGGGGACGGCGATGAAGTCCTTGAACTCCGAGATGTACGGGGTGAAGCAGGTGTGCAGCTCGCCCAGGACCGCGTAGCAGTCCGCGTCCTCCCCGACGAGGACGAGCAGCCGCCCCAGGTCCGAGCCCGTCACCTCGCCGCGCTTCAGCCGCACCCGGTGCACGGAGACGAAGTGCCGGGGCCGGACCTGCACTTCGGCGGTGACGCCGGCCTCGCGCAGGACCGCGCGCACCCGCGCCGCCGTGGCCTGGAGCGGGTCGGGGCGGCCGGCGTGGGCGAGGACGGCCTCCCGGGTGGCGGCGTACTCCTCGGGGTGGAGGATGGCGAAGACCAGGTCCTCCAGTTCGGCCTTGAGCACCTGGACGCCCAGCCGCTCGGCGAGCGGGATCAGCACGTCCCGCGTCACCTTGGCGATCCGCGCCTGTTTCTCGGGGCGCATCACACCGAGGGTGCGCATGTTGTGCAGCCGGTCGGCGAGCTTGATGGACATCACACGAACGTCGTTGCCGGTGGCCACCAGCATCTTGCGGAACGTCTCGGGCTCGGCCGCGGCGCCGTAGTCGACCTTCTCCAGCTTGGTGACCCCGTCGACGAGGAACCGCACCTCCGCGCCGAACAGCTCGCCCACCTGATCGAGCGTCACCTCGGTGTCCTCGACGGTGTCGTGCAGCAGGGAGGCCGTCAACGTCGTGGTCTCCGCGCCGAGTTCGGCGAGGATCAGGGTGACGGCGAGCGGGTGGGTGATGAACGGGCCGCCGCTCTTGCGCGTCTGCCCCCGGTGCGAGGACTCCGCGAACAGATAGGCGCGGCGCAGGAGGTCCAGATCGGCCCCGGGATGGTGGGCCCGGTGCGCCTTGGCGACGTGCTCCAGGGCGTCGGGGAGCCGGCCCCGGGCCCCCGAGCCGCCGAGCGCCGCGCGGCCCAGCCGTCTCAGGTCGATCCGGGGGCCGCGTTTACGGCGGCTGGGGCGTTCGTTCGTGGCCTCTGCGCTCATGGGCACCTCCGGCAGCGTCGACCGGCGGTCGGCTCACGCCGTCCGGGCCGGTGCTTGATGCTACCGACCCCATCACGCACCGCTCACCCCCTCTCGCGCAGAGTGAACCGGATCACCCATTCGAGGGAGGCGTTCATCCGGAAAACCGATGAGGCGGCTACGGTGTCCGGGCTCCGGACCGTCAGGAGGCGGTCAGCCAGGCGGTGTCGAAGTGCCCCTCGGCGACGATCACGGCCGGGCCGGTCATCTCGACCGTGCCGTCCGGGAGCTCGCCGATCACCAGCCGGCCGCCGGTAACGTCCACCGTGTAGGTGACGGGCCGCCCGTCGACGGCCGGGTCGGCGCCGTCGCGGCGGGCCGTCGCGACCATCACCGCGCAGGCGCCGGTGCCGCAGGAACGGGTCTCGCCGGAGCCGCGCTCGTGGACGCGCAGGGCGACGTGGCGCGGGCCGCGGTCGACGACGAACTCGACGTTGACCCCGTCCGGGTAGGCGTCCGCCGGGCTCACGGCGGGGGCGTCGTCCAGCTTGCCGGCGTGGGCGAGGTCCTCGACGAAGAGGACGGCGTGCGGGTTGCCCATGTTGACGTTGCGCGCGGGCCAGCTGCGATCGCCGACCGTCACGGTCACCTCGCCGGCGGGAAGGGCCGCCCGGCCCATGGAGACGGTGACGGGGCCCGGCTCGCCGTCGGGGCCGTCCTTGGCGATGTGCGCGCGGCGCACGCCCGCGCGGGTGGCGATGGCCAGGTCTCCCGCCTCGGCGAGCCCGGCCCGCTGGAGGTAGCGGGCGAAGACGCGGACGCCGTTGCCGCACATCTCGGCGACGCTGCCGTCGCTGTTGCGGTAGTCCATGAACCACTCGGCCTCGCCGGCCATCGCCCGCGCCTCGGGGTGCGCGGCGGACCGGACGACCCGCAGCACCCCGTCGGCGCCGATGCCGGCCCGGCGGTCGCAGAGCCGCGCGACGGCGGCCGGGGAGAGGTCGATCAGCCCGTCGTGGTCGGGGATGATCACGAAGTCGTTCTCGGTGCCGTGGCCCTTGAGGAAGGCGGTCTGCGCGGTGCTCACGTGTCGATGGTACGGCGGGTGGCGCCCCCGCCGTCCGGCGGTCCTACGCGGGCGGGCCCGGAGACCTCCGGCCGTCCCTTCCGGGACCTTGCAGCCTCCCGGCGGCCTCCGCCCCCGACGGCGCCCGGCACACGGACCACCTCCGGTCGGCGGACGCCGGGAGCCGACCGCGGTCGTTCCCGGAGCGGATCGACACCTGCCCGCCCTCCGCCGGCCGGCGACGACGGGGGGGAGCGGCCGTGTACGACGAGCCCGGCCGGCCCGCGCGACGGCTCGTCCGGTCCGTCAGCGCAGCCGCGCCACGCGCCAGACGGCCAGCACGGTCGCCAGGACGACCACGACGGTGTACGCGGCCACGTACCGCCAGTCCGGGCGCCGCCCGGAGCCGCGCGGCGGCAGGCCGGGCCAGGTGTAGCCGACGCGGCGGGCCGCCATCACGCCCCACCCGGCGGCGCAGCCGCAGATGAGCAGGCCGAGCATGGCGACGACCGGGCCGCCGTCGCCGACCTCGAAGGCGAGCGGGAAGGCGAACATCAAGGAGCCGGTCACGGCGAGGACGACGATCGGCGCCAGTTGCCAGACGCGGAGCCGGCGCGGGGGCCGCAGCTCGCGGAAGGACTCCGCCGTACCGCCGGCGCCCGGCTCCGGAGCGGAGCCGTCCGCGGCGTCGGGGCCGTCCGGGGTGAGGCCGCCGGGCCCGTCATCGAGCGGCTGCTGCGGTCTGTCACGAGGGCCGGCCTCCATCGCCACGCGCCCTCCCAACCGGACTTCACGGCTCGATCGAAGACTGATGATGGCACGGTCCGACAGACCCCGATGACACGTGGCGCGTCCCGATGCCATCACGTGATCAGGCTGTGACCGCCCGTTCGACCAACGCCAGCGCGAGTCCCGGGAGTTCCGCGCGCCGGTCGGCGGCGCCGCTGAGCCAGTGGACGCGGGAGTCGCGGCGGAACCAGGAGTCCTGCCGGCGCGCGAAACGCTTGGTGGCGCGCACGGTCTCGGCGCGCGCCTCCTCCTCGGTGCACTCGCCGGCGAGGAAGGCCAGCACCTGCTGGTACCCGAGCGCGCGCGACGCTGTGCGCCCCTCGCGCAGTCCGGCCCGCTCCAGTTCGCGCACCTCGTCGACCAGTCCGGCCTCCCACATGACGTCCACACGCCTGGTGATGCGCTCGTCCAGCTCGGGCCGCTCGACGTCGACGCCGATCTGCACGGCGTCGTAGACGGCCGTCTCGCCGGGCAGGTTGGCGGTGAACGGCTTCCCCGTGATCTCGATGACCTCCAGTGCCCGGACGATGCGGCGGCCGTTGCCGGGGAGGATGGCGCGGGCCGCGTCCGGGTCGGCGGCGGCCAGCCGGGCGTGCAGCGCGCCCGGCCCGAGCTCGGCCAGCTCGTCCTCCAGGCGGGAGCGGACGGCCGGGTCCGTGCCGGGGAACTCCAGGGCGTCGATGGCCCCCTTGATGTACAGGCCCGAGCCGCCGACGAGCACGGGCGTACGGCCCTCGGCCAGCAGCCGGTCGATCTCGGCGCGGGCCAGCCGCTGGTACCCGGCGACGCTCGCCGCCTCGGTGACGTCCCAGATGTCGAGCAGCCGGTGGGGGATCCCCTGCCGCTCCTCGGTCGTCAGCTTGGCGGTGCCGATGTCCATGCCGCGGTAGAGCTGCATGGAGTCGGCGTTGACGACCTCGCCGTCGAGGTGCCGCGCGAGCGCGACGCCGAGGTCGGACTTGCCGGCCGCGGTGGGACCTACGACGGCGATGACCTGCGGTGCGGGGGGTGCGTTTCTCACCCCACCAGTCTCGCAAACACCGGGCCTCCCCTCGAACGAGCGACGTGACGCGACGCTCCCGGTCTCGTTGCCTGTTGCGAGGTTCCGACCGCCGGTTCACGGGCCGGAGCCCGCGAGCGGCGCAATGGGACGCTCCGGGCGACCCGGGATTTCGCTCACACCAGTAAGGTAATGGAGTAGATATGGGCGTGTTTTCATGGCTTCGCCGCAAGCCGTCGCAGGCGTCAACGGAGGAGGCCGCGACGGACACCCTGACGGCGGAACCGGACGGCGGCGCCGGGACGGACGAGGCGGCCGACGAGAACGCGGCGGCCGCCGAGGCCGTCACGGCCGGCTCCACCGAGGAGACCGGGGCGGCCGAGGGTGGCGAGGGGGTCGAGGGCGTCGACATCCCGAAGCAGCAGTCCGCGGACGAGGCGGCGGACAGCGAGGCCGGTGAGGGCGCCCGCAAGTAGTGCGCGGACCGCGCGCGGAACGAAGCGAGGGGTAGGTGCCATGGGCCTGTTCGATGATCTCAAGGCCAAAATCGGTCCGGTGAAGGACAAGGTCGGCGGCCTCGTGCAGCAGCACGGGGACAAGATCGAGCAGGGGCTGGACAAGGCCGCGCGGATGGTCGACTCCAAGACCGACGGCAAGTACAGCAACCAGATCCGGACCGGTGCCGGCAAGGCCAAGGAGGCGCTCGGCCGGCTCGCCGAGGAGCCCAAGCCGGAGGGCCCCGGCGGCAAGGGCGGCGCCGGTTCCCCGGCGTCCTGACCCCTCGTCCGGGTCCCGGTTCTCGTCCGGGCCCGGGGGAACCCCGTACGGCGACGGCCGCGGAGCAGCTCGCTCCGCGGCCGTCGCCGTACGCGCGGGACGCCGTACGCGCGGGACGCGGCGGGCGGCGCTCGCCTCGGCCGGACGCCGTGGCCCGGCCGGACGCCCAGGACGCTCAGCCGCGGAAGCTCAGACCAGACCCTCAGGCCCGGATGCCCAGGACCAGACCCTCAGGACCAAACCGCGACGTGGTACCCCACGCCGTACGGCGCCTCCTCGTACAGCGGCCGCCCGCTCAGCCCCGCGCCCTCCGCCGCGCCCGCGAGCACCTGCCAGGCGGGCCGGCCGACGGCCTGCAGCTCACGGGCGGTCGCGGGGTCGAGGGCGGCGAGGGCGGCGGTGTCGGCGGAGCCCAGGGCCGCCGCCGAGGTGGCGTCGAAGCCCTCCGCCCGTTCGTCGAGGTAGCCGGGCGCCTTGACCGTGCGGCGGGCGCTGCCGTCGCCCATGACCAGCAGTGCCACGCGGCCTTCCGGGGCGGTCAGTTCACGGCCGGCGGCGAGGCAGTCGGCGGGGGTGAGCGACTCGGCCACGCCGAGGCCGGTCACCGGGGCGGCCGACCAGCCGGTGCGCTCCAGCAGCCAGGCGGCGACGGCCAACGACAGCGGCAGCGGCCGCCCGGCCGTACCGTCATCGCCCCGGCCCAGCCGGACGTCGAGGGCGACCCCGAAGCCGCGGAACGAACCGCCGGCGCCCTCGGCGTAGGACCCCGCACCGTCCTCGGCCGCGGGCCCGACCACCACGAGGCGGTCGGGCCGGGCCGCTGCCAGGACGGCGACGGCGTCCAGGCAGGCGGCCCGCAGCGGGTCGAGCTCCGGGGCGGCCCCGGCGGCGACCTCGGGTACGAGCAGCGGCGGGCAGGGGCACACGGCGGCGGCGACGAGCATGCTCGGAACCTTAAGCCCTCGCCGTGCTCAGTCGCAGCCGCAGCCCGCGGCGGCCGGGGCCGGGGACGGCGCGGGGGCGCCGATGGTCGGGATGCCGAGCAGCACGCCCTTCGGCTTCTCCGCGGCGGCGGCGTTGCGCTTCTCCCAGGCGTCGCCCGCGCGGGTGCGGCGCACGCCCTTCGCCGGGCCCTCGGCCAGCAGGTGGTGCGGGGCGGCGTAGGTGATCTCGACGGTGACGACGTCGCCGGGGCGCACGTCCTCGTCCGGCCTGGTGAAGTGGACGAGCCGGTTGTCGGGCGCCCGGCCGGAGAGCCGCCGCGTGGCGTCGTCCTTCCGGCCCTCGCCCTCGGCGACCAGGATCTCCAGCGTCCGGCCGACCTGCTTCTTGTTCTCCTCCCAGGAGATCTGCTCCTGGAGCTCCACCAGCCGCTCGTAGCGCGCCTGCACGACCTCCTTGGGGATCTGGCCGTCCATGGTCGCGGCGGGGGTGCCGGGGCGCTTGGAGTACTGGAAGGTGAACGCCTGGGCGAAGCGGGCCTCGCGGACCACGTGCATGGTCTGCTCGAAGTCCTCCTCGGTCTCGCCCGGGAAGCCGACGATGATGTCGGTGGAGATCGCGGCGTCCGGCATGGCGGCGCGCACCTTGTCGATGATGCCGAGGAAGCGCTCCTGGCGGTACGAGCGGCGCATCGCCTTCAGGACGGTGTCCGAGCCGGACTGGAGCGGCATGTGCAGCTGCGGCATCACGTTGGGCGTCTCGGCCATCGCGGCGATCACGTCGTCGGTGAAGTCGCGCGGGTGCGGCGAGGTGAAGCGGACGCGCTCCAGGCCCTCGATCTTCCCGCAGGCGCGCAGCAGCTTGGAGAACGCCTCGCGGTCGCCGATGTCGGAGCCGTAGGCGTTGACGTTCTGGCCGAGCAAGGTGATCTCGCTGACGCCCTCGGCGACCAGCGCCTCGACCTCGGCCAGGATGTCGCCGGGCCGGCGGTCCTTCTCCTTGCCGCGCAGCGCGGGGACGATGCAGAAGGTGCAGGTGTTGTTGCAGCCGACGGAGATCGAGACCCACGCGGCGTACGCGCTCTCGCGCCGGGTCGGGAGGGTCGACGGGAACGCCTCCAGGGACTCGGCGATCTCGACCTGCGCCTCCTCCTGGATCCGGGCGCGCTCCAGCAGGACGGGCAGCTTGCCGATGTTGTGCGTGCCGAAGACGACGTCGACCCACGGCGCCTTCTTGACGATGGTGTCGCGGTCCTTCTGCGCCAGGCAGCCGCCGACGGCGATCTGCATGCCGGGGCGCCGGGTCTTCATCGGGGCCAGCCGGCCGAGGTTGCCGTACAGCTTGTTGTCGGCGTTCTCGCGGACGGCGCAGGTGTTGAAGACGACGACGTCGGCGTCGCCCTCCGTGGTGTTCTCGGGGGCGCGGACGTAGCCCGCGTCCTCCAGCAGGCCGGAGAGCCGCTCGGAGTCATGGACGTTCATCTGGCACCCGTAGGTGCGGATGAGGTAGGTCTTGGTCGAGGGCACGTCGTGGCTCCGGTCGCTGCTGGTCATGCACACAAGGGTAGGCGGTGTCCCGGAGGACCTCTTCCGTGCCGGAACATCCCGCTCCGTTCCGGCTCCGCGACGGCCCCGCACCGCTGCCGGTTCCCTCCCGCGAAGCGCCCCGCGCCCTCCCGCGAAGAGCCTCGCGCGGGCCTGGCGTCCCCCGGCGCGCGCTGGCAGGATCCGCCCATGGCCCCCCCGTACCCCTTTGGTCAGGCGTCGCACCGTATGGGCGGGCGCCCTGTCCGCCGCCCTGCTCGCGCTGCTGACCTGGTCGCTGGCCGCCCCGCCCGAGGACCCGGTGCCCGGCGGCCGGATCACCGTCGCCACCGGGGTGCCGACCGGCGTCTACGCCAAGTACGGCGCCCTCCTCAAGGAGGACCTGCACCGCGACCTCCCGTCGCTGGACGTCCGCCTGCGGCTCAGCACCGGCTCCGTCGACAACCTGCGCCGGCTCACCACCGGCGACGCGGACTTCGCGATCGCGACCGCCGACGCCGCCGCGGACTACGTCGACAACGACCGTCCGGGCGGCGACCGGCTGCGCGCCTGCGCCCGCCTCTACGACGACTACATGCAGCTCGTGGTGCCGAGGGACGCCTCGGCCCAGTCGATCCGGGACCTCAAGGGACTCAAGGTCGGCGTGGGGGCCGAGGGCTCCGGGGTGCAGTTGATCACCAGGAGGCTGTTCCAGGCCGCCGGCCTGGACTTCACCAAGGACATCACCCCCGTCCAGGTCGGCATCGACCGGATGCCGGACCTCCTGGAGAAGGGCGACATCGACGCCTTCTTCTGGTCGGGCGGGCTGCCCACCAGCGCCGTCCTGTCGCTCAGCCGCCGGATGCCGGTGCGGCTCGTCCAGCTCGGCGACATGATCGGCCCGCTGCGCACCCTGGGCCGCGAGACGCGCTTCTACCGGGCCGCGGTGATGCCGGCGGACGCCTATCCGGCCATGCGGGCCACCGAGGTGGTGAAGACCATCGCGGTCGCGAACCTGCTCATCACCACCGAGGACACCGACGCCCACCTCACCGAGGGCGTGACCCGCACGGTGATAGCGAGCCGGGACCGGATCGGCCAGGTGGTGCACGCGGCGCAGCGGGTGGACCTGCGCACGGCGGTCTTCACCGATCCGCTGCCGCTGCACTCCGGGGCGCGGCGGTACTACGTGTCGACGAAACCCTGAGGCCGTTCAAGACCGTTCGCGCGGGACGTCGATGACGACCCGCAGTCCGTGCGGTTCGTTGCGCCCGTAGGCGATGCCCGCGCCGCCGGCCGTGAGCAGGGTGCGGGCGATGGAGAGGCCGAGGCCGGAGCCCGAGACGTTCTGGTGCCGGCCGCTGCGCCAGAAGCGGTCGCCGACGCGGGTGAGTTCCTCGTCCGTCAGGCCCGGGCCCTCGTCGGTGACGGTGACGACGACGCGGTCCCCCGCCGCCTCCAGGGCCACCTCGACCCGGGCGCCCTCCGGGGTGAACTTGAGGGCGTTGTCCACGACGGCGTCGAGCGCGCTGGACAGGGCGACGGGGTCGGCCCAGCCCGTGGCCGCCGCCGGGCCGGTGTAGGCCAGGGCGACGCCCTCCCGTTCGGCCACCGGCGACCACGCGCCCACCCGGTCGGTGACGAGCTCCGCGACGTCGGTCAGCTGGAGGTCGCTCGCGGCGTGTTCGGCGAGGGCGAGGTCGAGGAGGTCGTCCAGCACCCGGGCCAGCCGTTTGCCCTCGGTGCGCACGGAGGCGATCTCCTCGTGCCCGTCGGGCAGTTCCAGCGCCAGCAGCTCGATCCGCAGCAGCAGCGCCGCGAGCGGGTTGCGCAGCTGGTGCGAGGCGTCGGCGACGAAGGCGCGCTGCTGCTCCAGGGACTCCTCCACGTTGTCGGCCATCTCGTTGAACGAGCGGGCCAGCCGCCGGAGTTCCGGCGGCCCCTGGTCGGCCACCACCCGGGAGTTGAGGTGGCCGGTGGCCATGTTGTGCGCGGCGGCGTCCAGGGTGCGGACGGGCCGCAGCACCCAGCCGGTGAGCCGGAACGCGGCGGCGACGGCGAGCAGCATCGCCGCCGACTCCCCCGCCAGGATCAGCAGCCACTTGTGCAGGATCCAGGAGCGCATCGCCCCGGTGGGCGAGTCGGTGACGACGACCGCGACGACGTCGCCGTCGCGGATCACCGGTGAGGCGACGGTCAGCCGGCGGTGCTCCCAGGGCCAGACCTGCTCGGGGTCGTGGCTGCGCCGCCCGGCCAGCGCCTCCTGGAACGCCCGCCGCCCCTCCGCGTCGGGCGGGCCCTCCCAGCCGAGCGGGGCCGCGGCCATGGCGCTGCCGTTCCGGTTGAAGACACCGGCGTGTATGCCGTAGAGGTCCTCGTAGCGGTTGAGTTCGGCCCGCAGGGTGATCAGCCGCTCGTCCACGTCGGCGGGCGTCTCGAACGGCCGGGTGGCGACGTACTGGGCGAGCGCGGCGAACCGGGCGGTGTCGTCGATCCGGTCGACCACCAGGCGTTGCTGCTGCACATTGGCCAGGCCGGCGCCGAGCGGGAGGCCGAGGGCGAGCAGCACGCCGGCCATCAGGACGATGAGCAGGGGGAGGAGTCGGGCGCGCACGGGTGTGGCCGGCCGTCACGCCGAGGGGACGACGATTTTGTAGCCGACGCCCCTGACCGTCTCGATCAGGGCGGGCATGCGGAGTTTGCCCCGGAGCGACGCGATGTGCACCTCCAGCGTCCGGCCCGTCCCCTCCCAAC is a window from the Streptomyces mobaraensis genome containing:
- a CDS encoding class III extradiol dioxygenase subunit B-like domain-containing protein, with the protein product MLVAAAVCPCPPLLVPEVAAGAAPELDPLRAACLDAVAVLAAARPDRLVVVGPAAEDGAGSYAEGAGGSFRGFGVALDVRLGRGDDGTAGRPLPLSLAVAAWLLERTGWSAAPVTGLGVAESLTPADCLAAGRELTAPEGRVALLVMGDGSARRTVKAPGYLDERAEGFDATSAAALGSADTAALAALDPATARELQAVGRPAWQVLAGAAEGAGLSGRPLYEEAPYGVGYHVAVWS
- a CDS encoding sensor histidine kinase translates to MRARLLPLLIVLMAGVLLALGLPLGAGLANVQQQRLVVDRIDDTARFAALAQYVATRPFETPADVDERLITLRAELNRYEDLYGIHAGVFNRNGSAMAAAPLGWEGPPDAEGRRAFQEALAGRRSHDPEQVWPWEHRRLTVASPVIRDGDVVAVVVTDSPTGAMRSWILHKWLLILAGESAAMLLAVAAAFRLTGWVLRPVRTLDAAAHNMATGHLNSRVVADQGPPELRRLARSFNEMADNVEESLEQQRAFVADASHQLRNPLAALLLRIELLALELPDGHEEIASVRTEGKRLARVLDDLLDLALAEHAASDLQLTDVAELVTDRVGAWSPVAEREGVALAYTGPAAATGWADPVALSSALDAVVDNALKFTPEGARVEVALEAAGDRVVVTVTDEGPGLTDEELTRVGDRFWRSGRHQNVSGSGLGLSIARTLLTAGGAGIAYGRNEPHGLRVVIDVPRERS
- the miaA gene encoding tRNA (adenosine(37)-N6)-dimethylallyltransferase MiaA, with the translated sequence MRNAPPAPQVIAVVGPTAAGKSDLGVALARHLDGEVVNADSMQLYRGMDIGTAKLTTEERQGIPHRLLDIWDVTEAASVAGYQRLARAEIDRLLAEGRTPVLVGGSGLYIKGAIDALEFPGTDPAVRSRLEDELAELGPGALHARLAAADPDAARAILPGNGRRIVRALEVIEITGKPFTANLPGETAVYDAVQIGVDVERPELDERITRRVDVMWEAGLVDEVRELERAGLREGRTASRALGYQQVLAFLAGECTEEEARAETVRATKRFARRQDSWFRRDSRVHWLSGAADRRAELPGLALALVERAVTA
- the miaB gene encoding tRNA (N6-isopentenyl adenosine(37)-C2)-methylthiotransferase MiaB, with the translated sequence MTSSDRSHDVPSTKTYLIRTYGCQMNVHDSERLSGLLEDAGYVRAPENTTEGDADVVVFNTCAVRENADNKLYGNLGRLAPMKTRRPGMQIAVGGCLAQKDRDTIVKKAPWVDVVFGTHNIGKLPVLLERARIQEEAQVEIAESLEAFPSTLPTRRESAYAAWVSISVGCNNTCTFCIVPALRGKEKDRRPGDILAEVEALVAEGVSEITLLGQNVNAYGSDIGDREAFSKLLRACGKIEGLERVRFTSPHPRDFTDDVIAAMAETPNVMPQLHMPLQSGSDTVLKAMRRSYRQERFLGIIDKVRAAMPDAAISTDIIVGFPGETEEDFEQTMHVVREARFAQAFTFQYSKRPGTPAATMDGQIPKEVVQARYERLVELQEQISWEENKKQVGRTLEILVAEGEGRKDDATRRLSGRAPDNRLVHFTRPDEDVRPGDVVTVEITYAAPHHLLAEGPAKGVRRTRAGDAWEKRNAAAAEKPKGVLLGIPTIGAPAPSPAPAAAGCGCD
- the dapF gene encoding diaminopimelate epimerase, with product MSTAQTAFLKGHGTENDFVIIPDHDGLIDLSPAAVARLCDRRAGIGADGVLRVVRSAAHPEARAMAGEAEWFMDYRNSDGSVAEMCGNGVRVFARYLQRAGLAEAGDLAIATRAGVRRAHIAKDGPDGEPGPVTVSMGRAALPAGEVTVTVGDRSWPARNVNMGNPHAVLFVEDLAHAGKLDDAPAVSPADAYPDGVNVEFVVDRGPRHVALRVHERGSGETRSCGTGACAVMVATARRDGADPAVDGRPVTYTVDVTGGRLVIGELPDGTVEMTGPAVIVAEGHFDTAWLTAS
- a CDS encoding RelA/SpoT family protein; the protein is MSAEATNERPSRRKRGPRIDLRRLGRAALGGSGARGRLPDALEHVAKAHRAHHPGADLDLLRRAYLFAESSHRGQTRKSGGPFITHPLAVTLILAELGAETTTLTASLLHDTVEDTEVTLDQVGELFGAEVRFLVDGVTKLEKVDYGAAAEPETFRKMLVATGNDVRVMSIKLADRLHNMRTLGVMRPEKQARIAKVTRDVLIPLAERLGVQVLKAELEDLVFAILHPEEYAATREAVLAHAGRPDPLQATAARVRAVLREAGVTAEVQVRPRHFVSVHRVRLKRGEVTGSDLGRLLVLVGEDADCYAVLGELHTCFTPYISEFKDFIAVPKFNLYQSLHTAIAGEAGQVAEVLIRTHQMHRVAEAGVIALGNPYAAAEAPDAAEGERADPTRPGWLSRLLEWQRSAPDPDTFWTSLRDELAQDREITVFRADGGTIGLPAGSSCVDAAYAQYGQGGHTCIGARVNGRLVALGTVLRDGDTLQLLMSPDTASGPSPDWREHARTPAARIAIGRWFATHPAPDPAADHGPAGPVGPALSLPPAARPGARGPAPAAREPVVLGCAEAGLADAGARLAGCCTPVPPDEVTGFAVRGGAVTVHRAECPAVARMTAAGRRRIAVRWRRPDGSGPGDFRVTLRAESFSRPHLLADLTEAIAAEGVAVISAAVEPPHEQRVRHTYTLQLPDASHLPDLMRAMRRVPGVYDVGRAGRPAAAPL
- a CDS encoding antitoxin, which translates into the protein MGLFDDLKAKIGPVKDKVGGLVQQHGDKIEQGLDKAARMVDSKTDGKYSNQIRTGAGKAKEALGRLAEEPKPEGPGGKGGAGSPAS
- a CDS encoding TAXI family TRAP transporter solute-binding subunit, encoding MVRRRTVWAGALSAALLALLTWSLAAPPEDPVPGGRITVATGVPTGVYAKYGALLKEDLHRDLPSLDVRLRLSTGSVDNLRRLTTGDADFAIATADAAADYVDNDRPGGDRLRACARLYDDYMQLVVPRDASAQSIRDLKGLKVGVGAEGSGVQLITRRLFQAAGLDFTKDITPVQVGIDRMPDLLEKGDIDAFFWSGGLPTSAVLSLSRRMPVRLVQLGDMIGPLRTLGRETRFYRAAVMPADAYPAMRATEVVKTIAVANLLITTEDTDAHLTEGVTRTVIASRDRIGQVVHAAQRVDLRTAVFTDPLPLHSGARRYYVSTKP